One window of Thermocoleostomius sinensis A174 genomic DNA carries:
- a CDS encoding ABC transporter substrate-binding protein translates to MTATTGELYRATDATGTEIRLNQPAERIVCFTATGIDILAELGLASVGYLSQGIADYPESYGDRAQQFTAIGFWMLPNLKTIRQLQPDLILGWRFPYRFYQHWLRQMAPTYLMSGSGYNPALARLRDVAQLTGRITEAETAIQQLESQLQTYRTIIYSPSQKDRVNDGRLYAEFAFPSIHC, encoded by the coding sequence ATGACAGCTACAACAGGGGAATTGTATCGAGCCACAGACGCAACAGGGACAGAAATTCGATTAAACCAACCCGCAGAACGAATTGTCTGTTTCACTGCAACTGGCATTGATATTCTTGCAGAACTCGGTTTAGCATCTGTGGGCTATCTCTCCCAAGGCATTGCCGATTATCCCGAATCTTATGGCGATCGCGCCCAGCAGTTTACCGCTATCGGTTTCTGGATGTTGCCCAATTTAAAGACCATTCGCCAGCTTCAACCGGATTTGATCTTGGGATGGCGATTTCCCTATCGGTTTTACCAGCACTGGCTGCGGCAAATGGCCCCAACCTATCTGATGAGCGGCAGTGGATATAATCCTGCGTTAGCCCGATTACGTGATGTGGCTCAACTAACCGGACGTATTACCGAAGCAGAAACCGCGATTCAGCAACTCGAATCACAGCTTCAGACCTACCGCACAATCATTTACAGCCCATCCCAAAAAGACCGTGTTAATGATGGGCGGCTCTATGCTGAATTCGCTTTCCCGTCGATTCATTGTTGA
- a CDS encoding PepSY-associated TM helix domain-containing protein has product MGKKVIRHSVFYLHRWLGLGVGLLLCIAGLTGSVLVFWHEIDAWILAQRFGSVDLAGERIPIATVIETVNAAYIPDEFTLSSLTLPTLSHQPYVVWLEDAAAHHWQVLVNPYMGQVMGDRQWETSWIGRIYALHYSLLAGEVGSLIMGMVALFAFILSLTGIILWPGWRKLIAGFKIKWRAHPKRINFDLHKVIGIIAALFLAAIGFTGFSWNVPQARVTDAIHAVTLTPKPADLSSRSIPGQSPLPLGNLVQRAEAAMPEAAMTYVVFPSEPEDPFRVGKKQAQEKDRYGQTQVYLDQFSGEVLQINDGLNPSRADAILNQFGPLHYGTFGGLPTRILYVFVGLSPTALFITGLVMWRYRKT; this is encoded by the coding sequence ATGGGTAAAAAAGTAATTCGCCATTCAGTATTTTATCTGCATCGCTGGTTGGGACTGGGAGTCGGTCTGTTGCTCTGCATTGCAGGACTGACGGGCAGTGTGTTGGTCTTCTGGCATGAAATCGATGCCTGGATTTTGGCACAGCGGTTTGGATCAGTCGATTTAGCTGGAGAACGCATCCCCATTGCAACAGTCATTGAAACGGTGAACGCAGCCTACATCCCTGACGAGTTCACGCTCAGCAGCCTTACTCTTCCAACCCTTTCCCATCAGCCCTACGTTGTGTGGCTAGAGGATGCAGCCGCACACCACTGGCAGGTATTGGTCAATCCCTACATGGGTCAGGTGATGGGCGATCGCCAATGGGAAACCAGTTGGATTGGTCGCATTTATGCTCTCCACTATTCACTGCTAGCCGGGGAAGTAGGCAGCTTGATTATGGGTATGGTTGCCCTTTTTGCCTTCATCCTCAGTCTCACAGGCATCATTCTCTGGCCGGGTTGGCGCAAGCTGATCGCTGGGTTCAAAATCAAATGGCGGGCACATCCAAAGCGTATAAACTTTGACCTTCATAAAGTCATCGGCATCATCGCCGCATTATTTCTTGCAGCGATCGGCTTCACAGGCTTTAGTTGGAATGTTCCCCAGGCGCGAGTGACCGATGCTATCCATGCGGTGACGCTCACCCCCAAACCTGCCGATCTCTCCTCTCGCTCCATTCCCGGTCAATCACCGTTGCCGCTTGGCAATCTGGTGCAACGAGCAGAAGCAGCCATGCCTGAAGCCGCGATGACTTATGTGGTGTTTCCCAGTGAACCAGAGGACCCCTTTCGAGTTGGCAAGAAGCAGGCCCAGGAGAAAGACAGGTATGGGCAAACGCAGGTGTATCTGGACCAATTTAGCGGCGAGGTACTTCAGATCAATGACGGGCTGAATCCATCTCGGGCAGATGCAATTCTGAATCAATTTGGACCGCTGCACTATGGCACTTTTGGTGGGTTGCCGACCCGAATTCTATACGTGTTTGTGGGACTGTCCCCAACGGCGCTGTTTATCACAGGTTTAGTCATGTGGAGGTATCGAAAAACATGA
- a CDS encoding DUF5996 family protein — MTTASVHSDVDTIWPQLSYADWAETYATLHRWTQIVGKVRLALSPPLNHWWQSTLYITPRGLTTSAIPYQTRNFHINFDFLAHQLQIETSDGMMQRIALEPQSVAEFYRQVMCCLRDMGIEMRIWTMPQEIADPIPFEQDHHHAAYDADAAQRFWRILVQADRIMTSFRSRFIGKSSPVHCFWGSFDLAVTRFSGRPAPEHPGGVPNLADWVTREAYSHEVSSCGFWPGSASTEPLFYAYAYPAPDGFADYFVQPDAAYYSTQIQEFVLPYDAVRLANNPDAALLDFFQSTYEAAANLGQWARSGLERA, encoded by the coding sequence ATGACAACTGCTTCCGTTCACAGTGATGTTGATACAATTTGGCCCCAGTTATCCTATGCAGATTGGGCAGAGACCTATGCTACGTTGCATCGGTGGACACAGATTGTTGGAAAAGTTCGATTGGCTTTGTCTCCGCCGCTCAATCATTGGTGGCAATCGACCCTTTATATTACGCCTCGTGGGTTAACAACTTCGGCAATTCCCTATCAAACGCGAAATTTTCACATCAATTTTGATTTTTTAGCACACCAACTTCAGATAGAAACAAGTGACGGCATGATGCAGAGGATCGCCCTTGAGCCACAGTCCGTTGCAGAGTTTTACCGGCAAGTGATGTGTTGCTTGCGAGACATGGGGATAGAGATGCGCATTTGGACAATGCCCCAGGAAATTGCTGATCCGATTCCGTTTGAGCAGGATCATCACCATGCAGCCTACGATGCGGATGCGGCGCAGCGGTTCTGGCGCATTTTAGTGCAAGCCGATCGCATAATGACTAGCTTTCGATCGCGGTTCATTGGTAAGTCTAGCCCGGTGCATTGCTTCTGGGGTAGCTTTGACTTAGCCGTAACTCGGTTCTCTGGACGACCTGCACCCGAACACCCCGGAGGCGTCCCCAACCTGGCCGACTGGGTGACTCGCGAAGCCTATTCGCACGAAGTCAGCAGTTGCGGGTTTTGGCCGGGCAGCGCCTCAACAGAACCGTTATTCTATGCCTACGCTTACCCTGCCCCAGATGGATTTGCCGACTATTTCGTGCAACCAGACGCCGCCTACTATAGCACTCAAATACAAGAATTTGTTTTGCCTTACGATGCCGTCAGACTTGCCAACAACCCGGATGCCGCCCTGCTGGACTTCTTCCAAAGCACCTACGAAGCCGCCG
- a CDS encoding bifunctional aminoglycoside phosphotransferase/ATP-binding protein, with product MTDSMLPPVIQQMMRPEFYPHPVPPIEYHAPPSTNLEPEEFYPSPDAPVQLIQTHVSYVLLTGNYAYKLKKPVDFGFLDYSTIEKRKHFCEEELRLNQRAAAELYLEVLPITKTKAGSTLDYQLGGDGEVVDYAVKMQQFPQETLLTELFDRGELTEDLLQKLARVIAEFHLHTYTDDRIRSFGEVAQVREAFDQNFEQTEYYIGGPQTQQQFDDTQAYCDRFFAEKQKLFVDRMQNNWIRECHGDLHLRNICYWNGKLLLFDCIEFNEPFRFVDVMFDIAYIVMDLDARHRPDLSTVFLNAYIEQTGDWEGLQVLPIYVSRQTYVRAKVTSFLLDDPGVPAAEKQKAFDTAASYYRMAWDYAQPRQGRLFLMCGLSGSGKSTTARQLAKQTGAIHIRSDAVRKHLAGIPLHQRGGDEWYTPEWNQKTYDRLLNLGLQLASQGYTVVLDAKYDRQLWRTAVIEAAKTHSLPLQILHCDAPLEVLRDRLQQRTGDIADATVDLLAKQSLEPFSPAEQLYVRPIDTTQDIHSQLEKLAV from the coding sequence ATGACCGACAGTATGCTTCCTCCGGTAATTCAGCAGATGATGCGCCCGGAATTTTATCCCCACCCAGTTCCCCCGATCGAGTATCATGCTCCCCCCTCTACCAATCTGGAACCAGAGGAGTTTTATCCGTCCCCCGATGCTCCGGTGCAGTTGATTCAAACGCATGTGTCCTATGTGTTGCTGACTGGAAACTATGCCTACAAACTGAAAAAGCCCGTTGATTTTGGTTTTTTAGACTATTCCACCATAGAAAAACGCAAACACTTTTGTGAAGAAGAACTGCGTCTAAACCAGCGAGCCGCCGCAGAACTTTATCTAGAAGTGCTGCCCATTACCAAAACAAAGGCAGGCTCGACGCTCGATTATCAACTAGGTGGTGACGGCGAAGTGGTAGATTATGCCGTCAAGATGCAGCAATTTCCGCAAGAAACCTTGTTGACCGAACTGTTCGATCGCGGCGAATTAACTGAAGACTTGCTGCAAAAACTGGCAAGGGTAATTGCTGAGTTTCATCTTCACACGTATACCGACGATCGCATCCGCAGCTTTGGCGAAGTAGCGCAAGTACGAGAAGCGTTTGATCAAAACTTTGAGCAGACGGAATATTACATTGGCGGGCCACAAACTCAGCAACAATTTGACGACACCCAAGCTTACTGCGATCGGTTTTTTGCCGAAAAGCAAAAGTTATTTGTCGATCGGATGCAGAACAACTGGATTCGCGAATGTCACGGCGATTTGCACCTGCGCAACATCTGCTATTGGAACGGCAAGCTGCTGCTGTTTGACTGCATTGAATTCAACGAACCGTTCCGCTTTGTTGATGTAATGTTCGACATTGCTTACATTGTCATGGATTTAGATGCACGGCATCGTCCTGATCTTAGTACAGTCTTTTTGAATGCTTACATCGAGCAAACAGGAGATTGGGAGGGGCTACAAGTTTTGCCAATCTACGTCAGTCGTCAAACCTATGTGCGGGCCAAAGTCACGTCCTTTTTGCTCGACGATCCCGGAGTCCCCGCTGCCGAAAAGCAAAAAGCGTTTGACACCGCCGCAAGCTACTATCGGATGGCTTGGGACTATGCCCAACCACGTCAGGGACGGTTGTTTTTGATGTGCGGGCTGTCTGGCTCCGGTAAATCCACCACGGCACGGCAGTTGGCCAAGCAAACCGGCGCCATTCACATTCGATCGGACGCCGTGCGTAAGCATCTAGCAGGAATTCCGCTGCATCAACGCGGTGGCGACGAATGGTATACACCGGAATGGAACCAGAAAACCTACGATCGCCTGTTAAATCTGGGCCTTCAGTTGGCGAGTCAAGGCTATACTGTGGTGCTGGATGCCAAGTACGATCGACAGTTGTGGCGCACAGCGGTGATAGAGGCTGCCAAAACTCATTCACTGCCGCTGCAAATTCTACACTGTGATGCACCGCTGGAAGTCTTGCGCGATCGATTGCAACAGCGTACAGGAGATATTGCCGACGCCACCGTGGATCTGCTAGCTAAACAGTCGTTGGAGCCGTTTAGCCCAGCCGAGCAGCTCTATGTGCGCCCAATTGACACAACCCAAGACATCCACAGCCAACTTGAAAAATTAGCGGTTTAA
- a CDS encoding TVP38/TMEM64 family protein — protein MKPTLIKIAELSLIGLLMVLTFWLVNQVGIDQVRANVDQLGFWAPLIVLLLRLTSIVIPALPGTAYSILAGTLFGFVEGLVIIAIADFIACTTNFLIAKRYGRGIVQRLVGQRFMGKVDRLSYRYLEGNFFLLAGVLMTGVFDFVCYAVGLTRMSWRSFVGALSLSIVIAKPPIVAIGAGIFEGGRILLGIALLGTFALAILTGWLRRNQNLEEQSNGE, from the coding sequence ATGAAACCAACGCTGATCAAAATTGCTGAACTGAGCTTGATTGGTTTGTTGATGGTTCTCACCTTCTGGCTGGTCAATCAAGTAGGCATTGACCAAGTGCGAGCCAATGTGGATCAACTCGGCTTCTGGGCACCGCTAATTGTGTTGCTGCTGCGGTTAACCAGCATCGTAATTCCCGCTTTGCCCGGAACTGCCTATTCGATTCTGGCAGGCACCCTTTTTGGATTTGTGGAAGGATTAGTAATAATTGCAATCGCTGATTTCATTGCTTGCACGACGAACTTCCTGATTGCCAAACGCTATGGCAGAGGCATTGTCCAACGTTTGGTCGGTCAACGCTTCATGGGCAAAGTCGATCGCCTCAGCTATCGGTATCTCGAAGGCAATTTTTTCCTGCTGGCTGGCGTCTTGATGACAGGCGTATTCGACTTCGTTTGCTATGCGGTAGGTTTAACACGGATGTCGTGGCGGAGCTTTGTGGGGGCATTGAGTCTGAGTATCGTGATTGCCAAACCACCGATTGTGGCGATCGGTGCTGGGATCTTTGAGGGGGGCAGAATCCTGTTGGGGATCGCGCTCTTGGGCACGTTTGCGTTGGCCATTTTGACGGGATGGCTAAGACGCAATCAGAATTTGGAGGAACAGAGCAATGGTGAATAG
- a CDS encoding 50S ribosomal protein L25/general stress protein Ctc, whose translation MELTLDCKKRPEGSKPNALRREGRLPAVLYGHKGNESVAITVDAKAAQMLLKKASVNNTLVNLNVADLPWRGKTLIREVQTHPWRDDIYHLSFFSVGAQESLQVTVPLHYVGTPVGVKNEGGALDTVLTELEVSCSPDNIPDTIEVDVSNLHAGDSLHINQLKLPANVEVVADGELVVATVLGKGGQVTAEAEALEAEEAAEANTETAE comes from the coding sequence ATGGAACTTACGCTCGATTGCAAAAAACGGCCCGAAGGTAGCAAGCCCAATGCCCTACGTCGCGAAGGACGGTTGCCGGCTGTCCTGTATGGACACAAGGGAAATGAATCGGTAGCGATTACTGTCGATGCTAAAGCGGCTCAGATGCTGCTGAAAAAAGCTTCGGTGAACAACACCCTAGTAAATCTGAACGTTGCTGATTTACCGTGGCGGGGCAAAACGCTGATTCGAGAAGTGCAAACCCATCCTTGGCGCGATGATATTTATCATCTCAGCTTCTTCTCGGTGGGTGCTCAAGAATCTCTGCAAGTAACCGTGCCGCTGCACTATGTTGGCACTCCCGTTGGGGTGAAAAATGAGGGTGGTGCTTTGGATACGGTTCTGACAGAACTAGAAGTGTCCTGTTCGCCAGATAATATTCCCGATACGATCGAGGTGGATGTCTCGAATCTGCATGCAGGAGACTCGTTGCACATTAATCAACTGAAATTGCCTGCCAATGTAGAAGTTGTGGCAGATGGCGAACTGGTGGTTGCAACGGTGTTGGGCAAGGGTGGTCAGGTAACCGCTGAAGCTGAAGCCCTGGAAGCTGAAGAAGCGGCTGAGGCAAATACAGAAACAGCCGAGTAG
- a CDS encoding adenylosuccinate synthase — MANVVVIGAQWGDEGKGKITDLLSKSADVVVRYQGGVNAGHTVVVQDQTFKLHLIPSGILYPKTECIIGSGTVIDPKVLLEELDQLEALNVSTSNLLISETAHVTMPYHRLIDQASEERRGSHKIGTTKRGIGPTYADKSERIGIRVVDLMDSEELKDQLRWTVEYKNVILEKLYNLPPLDPKAVVDEYLGYADRLRPHVVDSSVRIAEAVRKRRNILFEGAQGTLLDLDHGTYPYVTSSNPVAGGACVGAGVGPTIIDRVIGVAKAYTTRVGEGPFPTELNGELGQLLCDRGAEFGTTTGRKRRCGWFDAVIGRYAVRINGLDCLAITKLDVLDELDEINVCVAYELDGERCVDFPSSARRFARCRPIYKTLPGWQQSTADCRSLEDLPSQALDYLKFLAELMDVPIAIVSLGASRDQTIIVEDPIHGPKRALLYSQDTPELGLRHQEIEV; from the coding sequence TTGGCTAACGTTGTTGTGATTGGTGCCCAGTGGGGCGATGAAGGGAAAGGAAAAATCACCGATCTGCTTAGCAAATCGGCTGATGTTGTGGTTCGCTACCAAGGGGGGGTTAACGCTGGGCATACAGTTGTAGTCCAGGATCAGACGTTCAAACTTCATTTGATACCATCGGGCATTCTTTATCCCAAAACTGAATGCATTATTGGGTCGGGGACGGTCATCGATCCGAAGGTGCTATTAGAGGAGTTAGATCAGCTAGAAGCACTCAACGTCTCCACAAGCAATTTGTTGATTTCAGAAACGGCTCATGTAACGATGCCGTATCACCGTCTGATTGATCAAGCCTCGGAAGAACGGCGCGGCAGTCACAAGATTGGCACGACTAAGCGAGGAATTGGCCCGACTTATGCCGATAAGTCTGAGCGAATTGGCATCCGAGTTGTCGATTTGATGGACTCGGAAGAGTTAAAAGACCAGTTGCGCTGGACGGTGGAGTATAAAAACGTCATTCTTGAGAAGCTCTACAATCTGCCGCCGCTCGATCCAAAAGCTGTAGTCGATGAGTATTTGGGCTATGCTGATCGGTTGCGTCCGCATGTGGTAGATAGCTCAGTACGCATTGCTGAAGCTGTACGCAAGCGTCGCAATATCTTGTTTGAAGGAGCACAGGGAACCCTGCTGGACTTAGACCACGGCACGTATCCCTATGTCACCTCGTCAAACCCAGTTGCAGGCGGGGCCTGTGTTGGCGCTGGAGTCGGGCCTACTATTATTGATCGGGTGATCGGAGTTGCCAAAGCCTATACAACTCGTGTGGGCGAAGGGCCATTCCCCACGGAATTGAATGGGGAGTTAGGACAACTGCTGTGCGATCGAGGGGCAGAGTTCGGTACCACCACGGGTCGAAAGCGACGCTGTGGCTGGTTTGATGCAGTTATTGGTCGCTATGCCGTGCGCATTAATGGCTTAGATTGTTTGGCAATCACCAAGCTAGATGTGCTAGACGAACTGGACGAGATTAACGTCTGTGTGGCCTACGAACTTGATGGAGAGCGCTGTGTGGATTTTCCTAGTAGCGCCCGTCGATTTGCTCGTTGTCGTCCTATCTACAAAACGCTGCCCGGTTGGCAACAGTCCACAGCCGATTGTCGATCGCTGGAAGATTTACCATCCCAAGCTCTGGATTACCTCAAGTTTTTGGCAGAATTGATGGATGTGCCCATTGCGATCGTGTCCTTGGGAGCCAGCCGCGATCAAACCATTATTGTAGAAGATCCCATTCATGGTCCTAAACGCGCATTGCTCTATAGCCAAGATACTCCGGAGCTAGGGCTACGCCACCAAGAGATTGAAGTTTGA
- a CDS encoding ABC transporter substrate-binding protein — MGSWLQELAHYLWTEPTGNRIEPGLMNVSLDRILQGNRDIIFVQTYPPSGAPLSQQLAKHPLWKQLKAMQTHQVYEVEQFWHSGNGTRMIRLMLNQLLSVIYPQLFPQPSSKLNEH, encoded by the coding sequence ATGGGTAGTTGGCTGCAAGAACTAGCTCATTATCTCTGGACTGAACCTACGGGAAACAGAATAGAACCTGGTTTGATGAATGTTTCCCTCGATCGCATCCTTCAGGGTAATCGGGATATCATCTTTGTGCAAACCTATCCGCCTTCTGGTGCTCCTCTCTCCCAGCAGCTTGCTAAGCATCCGCTGTGGAAGCAATTAAAAGCCATGCAAACTCATCAAGTCTACGAGGTCGAGCAATTCTGGCACTCTGGCAACGGTACACGAATGATTCGTCTCATGCTTAATCAATTGCTGTCCGTCATTTATCCTCAACTGTTTCCTCAACCATCTTCTAAACTCAATGAACACTAA